CTTCGACGTGTTCCTCGAAAGCCACGAAGTCCCGCACGGTGGGCGCTTCCAGCGGCGGCAGCAGTCGGACCTCAGTCAACGAGACCGTGTCCCGCGCGGAAAGCGCACTGCGGCCGACCTCGAGCAGCGTGTCGGTCCGCAGCAGATCCAGAATCCTCGTACCGGGTGGCAGCCGGTGCAGCACGTCGTCCACGACGACGCCGCACCGCACGGCGCCGTCGGGTTCCTCCACGGTGGCAAAGCGCAAAGTCGGCCCCTCCTCGTCGTTTCCGTCGCGAGTCCGGCGGCGGGATCACACCGGTGGGGCCTGAAACAGGCCCCTGTCGGGGTCGTTGAACGACTTCCTGGCGACGAACTCGTCCATCGGATTGGCCGTGCCCCACTGGTCGGAGACCATCGGGTCGGTGAAGTCGTGCAGCCCGGGATGCCAGGTGTCCTCGTCCAGGCGCGCCAGCTCGGTGGTGTACTCGACGGTGTTGCCCTGCGGATCGAGGAAGTACGAGAAGGTGTTGTTACCCGCCTTGTGCCTGCCCGGTCCCCACACTTTCTCCACACCGGCACGCAGCAGACGGCCGGAGCCACGCATGTACTCGTCGAGACCGCGCATCTCGAAGCTGGCGTGGTGCAGCGAAGCGTGCGGACAGCGTGCGACGGCGAAACTGTGGTGCCAGTCGTTGCAGCGCAAAAACCACATCATGCGGCCGTTCTCCGGATGCATCAGCACGTCGGACAGCGCGAAGTCGAGGTGACGCCGGTAGAACTCGACGGTGGCCTCCGGCTCGGAGGAGTTGACCACGACGTGGGAGAGCCGGACCGGAACGGACTCGGTCTCCTCGATCTTGCGGTGAGGACGCAGCGCCACATCGGTGGAGACTTCGACGGTGCGGCCTTCGTTGTCGAAAAACCGGAAACCGTAGCCACCGCCCGGAGTGGCGACCGTTCCCGGTTCGGAGATCAACCGCACCCCGTCCCGGCTCAGACGGGCGGCCAGGGTGTCCACGTCCACCGTGTTGGCGGCGCCGAACGAAATGAGATCGATTCGCTTGTCGGCGGACTTGCGCAGCCGCACAACGTACTGCTCCGGCGAACCTTCCGCGGCCAAAAAGCTCAGCCCCGTGTCGGAGGCGACCTCGGTCAGTCCCCACAGGTTCCGGTAGAACTCCAGCTCCCGCTCGAAGTCGGGTACGGCCACTGCGATGTGCCGCAGGTGCGTGATCAGGCGGTTCATCATGAGATCTCTCCTCATAGGACTTTTTTCCCGGTTTACGGGGATGGTTCCGTGGCGGAACTTCTCACCGGCTGTTACTGCGAGTGCTCCCCTCGAGGAGCGGCGTGCGCCGTGCCGGCCGGTCCAGCGGGAACCAGGCCGAGCCCCTCGGCGTTGCCGGTTCGAATGGCGTACTGGTCCGGCACGGACAGATCGGCCGCGGCGAGCCGGTCGACGGGGTCGGGCACCCCCATGTCGAAGGGGTGGTCGGAACCGAGCAGGATCCGGTCGGCTCCGACCTCGGCGACCAGCGCTCGCAGCGCCGCGGGCGTGTGAACCAGCGAATCGAACCAGAGCCTGCGCAGGTAACTGCTCGGGCGCTGCGCACAGCCACGCGCGTCGGGGCGTACCTGCCAGGCGTGATCCGAACGGCCGAGGTAGGTGGGCAGGTAACCACCGCCGTGGGCGGCCAGCACATGCAGCCCGGGGTGCCGGTCCAGCACTCCTCCGAAGATCAGGTGCGAAAGCGCGACGGCATTCTCCGCCGGCTGCCCGACGGTGTTGGCCAGGTGGAAGCGGTCGAGGCGGGCGCCGAGCGTGCAGCCGAACGGGTGCAGGAGAATCACCGCCTCGCGCTGAGCCGCGCGTGCCCAGAACGGTTCCAGCCGCGGGTCGGACAGTTCGACGGTGCTGCCGTCGGGTTGCGGG
This genomic interval from Haloactinomyces albus contains the following:
- a CDS encoding VOC family protein; the protein is MMNRLITHLRHIAVAVPDFERELEFYRNLWGLTEVASDTGLSFLAAEGSPEQYVVRLRKSADKRIDLISFGAANTVDVDTLAARLSRDGVRLISEPGTVATPGGGYGFRFFDNEGRTVEVSTDVALRPHRKIEETESVPVRLSHVVVNSSEPEATVEFYRRHLDFALSDVLMHPENGRMMWFLRCNDWHHSFAVARCPHASLHHASFEMRGLDEYMRGSGRLLRAGVEKVWGPGRHKAGNNTFSYFLDPQGNTVEYTTELARLDEDTWHPGLHDFTDPMVSDQWGTANPMDEFVARKSFNDPDRGLFQAPPV
- a CDS encoding amidohydrolase family protein; protein product: MTRAVEAPVVDVHAHVLIREIEDEVAGHPGLHAQQELELVRQGTESSAVSGRMVADRMSRLTDIDARRSDMDAAGVDVQLLSPSPSQYHYWADSGPAWTVALAANRGIAATVAEDTARFLGLGMVPLQHPAMTVAALDDALDRGLAGVEISSHAPQPDGSTVELSDPRLEPFWARAAQREAVILLHPFGCTLGARLDRFHLANTVGQPAENAVALSHLIFGGVLDRHPGLHVLAAHGGGYLPTYLGRSDHAWQVRPDARGCAQRPSSYLRRLWFDSLVHTPAALRALVAEVGADRILLGSDHPFDMGVPDPVDRLAAADLSVPDQYAIRTGNAEGLGLVPAGPAGTAHAAPRGEHSQ